Proteins co-encoded in one Aspergillus flavus chromosome 2, complete sequence genomic window:
- a CDS encoding putative C6 finger domain protein, which produces MSSEYGDRQSNDQPNPNLTAKLGARKKIRPTYSCLNCHKRKVKCDRVKPCGACCLRGTPSECEYGTSKKDRHYIEQSALIENLMQTCESLKRQLAEARQLAHLPPVKAEETGSSSLYQIKPNDSDDAEGQGDQAAHPRHTRYSPDPSGVSTGDRTGSQRESSPTSLSRQKAILNDPNLASTVMELFVDRLIRNFSPDDHRKYGGTIALREASEMRMISPMLCNAFEATALTFAGRRDGNRSVELAGHAKYVRTLRQLQAALYDADGNKSTEVLVVVLLSTITEAFKQTSKDSIFRHQLGGLELLRTRSAYRHRYGIERSLFVDLRLYWVTAALVHRKPSFLASKDWLTVPWAGDAPAKDILHHLLDVAVDIPGYLSRIDEFGAMVDKAAACTFELTGMQSSIWQQATELQARLDMWKAVYADTYPSGTAWEVHDTESKDDFPVFRYRNTSSMSVTVAKVLHYPDILLATSMCFYWALSLVVSASDSGLVSVLGPQQRYQFACDICRSMKYYINNIPGYLMSRIMFVLRTAFDAFSPGMIEKEFIAELFQYIGRKLEFPVFSNKCTSSAVKSEST; this is translated from the exons ATGAGCAGCGAGTATGGCGACCGGCAGAGCAATGATCAACCCAACCCGAATTTGACAGCTAAGCTGGGGGCGCGAAAGAAGATCCGCCCCACTTATTCATGCTTAAACTGCCACAAACGCAAAGTCAAG TGCGACCGGGTGAAACCATGCGGTGCCTGCTGTCTTCGGGGAACGCCCTCGGAGTGCGAATATGGAACCAGCAAAAAGGACCGACACTATATCGAACAATCCGCCCTGATCGAGAACCTTATGCAAACATGCGAGAGTCTCAAGCGGCAGCTCGCAGAGGCCCGTCAATTGGCCCACCTACCCCCCGTAAAAGCTGAAGAAACCGGCAGTAGCTCTTTATACCAAATTAAACCCAATGACAGCGACGATGCTGAAGGACAAGGTGACCAGGCAGCGCATCCCAGACATACACGATATTCTCCCGACCCTTCAGGGGTGAGTACAGGGGATCGTACTGGGTCGCAGAGAGAAT CTTCCCCCACGTCATTATCGCGCCAAAAAGCGATCTTAAATGACCCGAACCTTGCCTCCACCGTGATGGAGTTGTTTGTCGACCGACTGATCCGTAATTTCAGTCCCGACGACCACCGGAAATACGGTGGCACCATTGCCTTAAGGGAAGCATCGGAGATGCGGATGATCTCACCCATGCTGTGCAACGCCTTCGAGGCGACCGCGCTTACATTTGCCGGTCGGCGCGACGGTAACCGGTCAGTCGAGCTAGCGGGACATGCCAAATACGTCCGAACGCTCCGGCAACTCCAAGCTGCGCTATATGACGCCGACGGGAACAAATCTACCGAGGTCCTCGTAGTGGTGCTGTTGTCGACTATCACAGAG GCCTTCAAGCAAACGTCCAAAGACTCTATTTTCAGACACCAGCTCGGCGGCTTAGAGCTTTTACGTACACGGTCAGCTTATCGACATCGCTATGGAATTGAGCGCTCTCTATTCGTTGATCTTCGGCTATATTGG GTCACGGCAGCACTGGTTCATCGTAAACCGAGTTTCCTGGCGTCCAAGGATTGGTTGACTGTTCCCTGGGCGGGCGATGCACCGGCCAAGGATATCCTGCACCATCTCCTAGACGTTGCAGTTGATATTCCCGGTTATCTTTCTCGGATCGATGAATTCGGCGCCATGGTAGACAAAGCAGCCGCATGCACGTTCGAGCTGACCGGGATGCAGAGCTCCATTTGGCAGCAAGCAACCGAGCTTCAGGCGCGCCTAGATATGTGGAAAGCCGTATACGCCGACACATATCCTTCGGGCACGGCATGGGAAGTGCACGACACCGAGTCCAAAGACGACTTTCCGGTCTTCCGATATCGCAACACCAGCTCCATGTCTGTCACGGTCGCCAAGGTCTTGCACTATCCCGATATTCTTTTGGCAACTTCGATGTGTTTCTACTGGGCATTGTCACTGGTCGTGTCGGCCTCGGATAGCGGCCTCGTCAGCGTGCTCGGCCCGCAACAGCGGTACCAATTTGCATGCGACATCTGTCGTAGCATGAAATATtacatcaacaacatcccgGGGTATCTGATGTCCCGGATCATGTTCGTTCTCCGCACAGCATTCGACGCGTTTTCGCCGGGGATGATCGAGAAGGAATTCATCGCGGAGTTATTTCAATATATCGGGCGCAAACTGGAGTTTCCGGTGTTTTCGAACAAGTGCACGTCGTCGGCAGTCAAGAGCGAATCTACATGA